One genomic segment of Hymenobacter psoromatis includes these proteins:
- a CDS encoding DUF2079 domain-containing protein has protein sequence MLSSFRAWLAQPRRPALLLIFGLVYSLISLVNQWNFRTAALDLGFTAQAVADFAHLRAPRVTLLLDAPPTSFLASHFSLTPALAVPLYYLVGGAWALLLLQMGAVLLGLLGAWHYARAQGGSPRVANYALALLGCQWGVYSAFSFDYHDNVVGAMALPWLALWVGQGRGGRAALAALLILVSKENLALWLACVLLALAWQHRAHRARVGWLVLGAVLSLAYYQVITRYVMPALDTTHRPFTQLGRYAWLGPSLPEVLANVLTHPARLWAVLFQNTLPDAGYDYIKLETWAAVLVSGGWALWRRPWYGLMLLPILAQKFLANDYALWGINGQYSIEFAPVLTLAVVDALRGGRVAGAGFRRGAWAAALAGAAVFSVVTLYARRSEWYDRAAGNFLLGRHYRCPYPNRAGLYAALARVPPGVALSTSSNLVPHLLDRRDIFLFPVLRTARLVALPREPDEHAAWPLSPAQARQALAALRARPGYRVLYEDAQLVLLARPATPADSAEVWRP, from the coding sequence ATGCTATCCTCCTTTCGCGCCTGGCTGGCTCAGCCCCGGCGCCCGGCGCTGCTGCTCATCTTCGGGCTGGTTTACAGCCTGATTTCACTGGTTAACCAGTGGAATTTCCGTACCGCAGCGCTCGACCTGGGCTTCACGGCGCAGGCCGTGGCCGACTTCGCCCACCTGCGGGCCCCGCGCGTGACGCTGCTGCTCGATGCCCCGCCCACTAGCTTTCTGGCCAGCCATTTCAGCCTGACGCCCGCGCTGGCCGTGCCGCTCTATTACCTGGTGGGCGGGGCCTGGGCGCTGCTGCTGCTCCAGATGGGGGCGGTGCTGCTGGGGCTGCTGGGCGCGTGGCACTACGCCCGCGCCCAGGGGGGTAGCCCCCGCGTGGCCAACTACGCCCTGGCATTGCTGGGCTGCCAGTGGGGCGTTTATTCGGCGTTTAGCTTTGATTACCACGACAATGTGGTGGGCGCGATGGCCCTGCCCTGGCTAGCGCTGTGGGTGGGGCAGGGCAGGGGGGGTAGGGCCGCGCTGGCCGCCCTACTTATACTGGTGAGTAAGGAAAACCTGGCCCTGTGGCTGGCCTGCGTGCTGCTGGCCCTGGCCTGGCAGCACCGCGCCCATCGGGCGCGGGTAGGGTGGCTAGTGCTGGGGGCGGTGCTATCACTGGCTTACTACCAGGTTATTACGCGCTACGTGATGCCGGCCCTCGATACCACGCACCGGCCTTTTACCCAACTCGGGCGCTATGCCTGGCTGGGCCCCTCGCTGCCGGAGGTGCTAGCCAATGTGCTCACCCACCCGGCGCGACTGTGGGCAGTACTCTTCCAAAACACGCTGCCCGATGCTGGCTACGACTACATCAAGCTGGAAACCTGGGCGGCCGTGCTGGTATCGGGTGGCTGGGCCTTGTGGCGGCGGCCCTGGTACGGGCTGATGCTGCTACCCATTCTGGCCCAAAAATTCCTGGCCAACGACTACGCGCTGTGGGGCATCAACGGGCAGTATTCCATCGAGTTTGCGCCCGTGCTCACGCTGGCCGTGGTCGATGCGTTGCGGGGGGGTAGGGTGGCGGGGGCTGGCTTCCGGCGTGGGGCGTGGGCGGCGGCGCTGGCGGGCGCGGCGGTGTTTTCGGTGGTCACGCTCTATGCGCGCCGCAGCGAGTGGTACGACCGTGCCGCCGGCAACTTTCTCCTGGGCCGTCACTACCGCTGCCCCTACCCCAACCGCGCCGGCCTGTACGCGGCCCTGGCGCGGGTGCCGCCCGGCGTGGCCTTAAGCACGTCTTCCAACCTAGTGCCGCACCTGCTCGACCGGCGCGACATTTTCCTGTTTCCGGTGCTGCGCACGGCCCGGCTGGTGGCCCTCCCGCGCGAGCCCGACGAGCACGCCGCCTGGCCCCTCTCGCCAGCCCAGGCCCGGCAGGCCCTGGCCGCGCTGCGCGCCCGCCCCGGCTACCGCGTGCTCTACGAAGATGCCCAGCTGGTGCTGCTGGCCCGCCCCGCCACCCCCGCCGATTCGGCCGAGGTGTGGCGGCCTTAG
- a CDS encoding glycosyltransferase family 39 protein translates to MTLPRLLARDSRWRHWLVGLCLGGLLVLGLATVRDYGMSYDAQPSREIGMTSLRYVADKVNPGFVTQPSQWGNFAYFNVPLAQFKDRDYGVAYELPVTLAERLLELPDTRSVFIFRHLCTFLVSWVGVLALYGLGRRRYGGDWRAGLAAAALLVLSPRLFGEFFYNDKDAVFLALSTVATYTTVRFVERPTWRWACLHALACALAIDVRLMAVLWPLATLVLVAWQSARGEYRAVGSRRQRVGGLLSYALLLPLLVVACWPFLWAAPWTNFVQAFHNMQHFRWDGPILYRGKVIYAFDLPWHYVPQWILITTPLAQLALLGLGLGVVVRQAVRRGWLLYGAGTREWQDLLFLGLGLSPLLAVIVLHSVLYDGWRQTYFIYPPLLLVALRGLVALWRWLPGRAWWQQRLVAGALVIGALSSAVQIVWMYPLESLYFNVLAGPNPKARFEQDYWGISYLRGLEWVLAHDDRPVIRVCTDPGMSPPLRDNSQMLPPGSKERIQVVYKPEEADYFLANYRCHPAPYDLLHETGAVRAGNEVVLSIFRLKW, encoded by the coding sequence ATGACACTACCCCGATTGCTAGCCCGCGATAGTCGCTGGCGACACTGGCTGGTCGGCCTCTGCCTGGGCGGGCTGCTGGTGCTGGGCCTGGCCACCGTGCGCGACTACGGCATGTCGTATGACGCCCAGCCCAGCCGGGAAATCGGCATGACCAGCCTGCGCTACGTAGCTGACAAGGTGAACCCTGGCTTCGTGACTCAGCCCAGCCAGTGGGGCAATTTTGCTTATTTCAACGTGCCGCTGGCGCAGTTCAAAGACCGCGACTACGGCGTGGCGTATGAGCTGCCCGTGACGCTGGCCGAGCGCCTGTTGGAGCTGCCGGATACACGCTCGGTTTTCATTTTCCGGCACTTATGCACTTTTCTGGTTAGCTGGGTAGGCGTGCTGGCCCTCTACGGGCTAGGCCGGCGGCGCTATGGCGGCGACTGGCGGGCGGGCCTGGCGGCGGCGGCCTTGCTGGTACTGAGTCCCCGGCTATTCGGGGAGTTCTTTTATAATGACAAGGATGCCGTTTTTCTAGCCCTGAGCACGGTAGCTACTTACACCACCGTGCGCTTCGTGGAGCGGCCCACCTGGCGCTGGGCCTGCCTCCACGCGCTGGCCTGCGCGCTGGCCATCGACGTGCGGCTGATGGCCGTGCTCTGGCCCCTGGCTACGCTGGTGCTGGTGGCGTGGCAGTCGGCGCGGGGCGAGTACCGGGCGGTCGGCAGCAGGCGGCAGCGGGTGGGCGGGCTGCTCAGCTACGCGCTGTTGCTGCCGCTGCTGGTGGTCGCCTGCTGGCCCTTTCTCTGGGCCGCGCCCTGGACCAACTTCGTGCAGGCGTTTCATAACATGCAGCATTTTCGCTGGGACGGGCCCATCCTGTACCGGGGCAAAGTCATTTACGCCTTCGACCTGCCCTGGCACTACGTGCCGCAATGGATACTCATCACTACCCCCCTGGCGCAGCTGGCCCTGCTGGGGCTGGGGCTGGGGGTCGTTGTCCGGCAGGCCGTGCGCCGGGGCTGGCTCCTGTACGGGGCCGGCACCCGCGAGTGGCAGGACCTGTTGTTTTTGGGCCTGGGCCTGAGCCCGTTGCTAGCCGTTATCGTGCTGCATTCGGTGCTGTACGACGGCTGGCGGCAAACGTATTTTATCTACCCCCCCCTGCTGCTGGTGGCGCTGCGGGGGCTGGTGGCGCTGTGGCGCTGGCTGCCCGGCCGCGCCTGGTGGCAGCAGCGGCTGGTGGCGGGGGCGCTGGTAATAGGCGCGCTCAGCTCCGCGGTTCAGATAGTCTGGATGTACCCGCTCGAAAGCCTCTACTTTAACGTGCTGGCCGGCCCAAACCCCAAGGCCCGCTTCGAGCAGGACTACTGGGGCATCAGCTACCTGCGGGGCCTGGAATGGGTGCTCGCGCACGATGACCGGCCCGTTATTCGGGTCTGCACCGACCCCGGCATGTCGCCGCCCCTGCGCGACAACAGCCAGATGCTACCCCCTGGCAGCAAGGAGCGCATCCAGGTAGTATATAAGCCCGAGGAAGCCGACTACTTTTTGGCCAACTACCGCTGCCACCCCGCTCCCTACGACCTCCTGCACGAAACGGGAGCCGTTCGGGCGGGTAATGAAGTGGTTTTATCTATTTTTCGGCTTAAATGGTGA
- a CDS encoding BLUF domain-containing protein, with amino-acid sequence MSKFELKLIYVIEDDLITATTTKVLVEKTLWETQVQLYSNGQRALNQLTAALQAGANLPDLILLDLNMPLMDGWEFLDAFSRLPLTHPICVLLLTSSINPEDRARAARYQAVAGYFTKPLDVSIISRVLRLHREVSGPGHGEAILPGGLHYLVYQSYATVPFGDLQLTKLLTQSRAFNAAHGLTGVLLYSDGTIVQLLEGSEANVRAVFGRIVHDPRHTKVIKLADGPATHRLFTQWSMGFRTPNPADFKHLTGYINPNDENYLGESLSLPDDELRALLTSFITDSNFAEVV; translated from the coding sequence ATGAGCAAGTTCGAATTAAAGCTGATTTATGTGATAGAGGATGACCTCATCACGGCTACTACTACCAAGGTGCTGGTAGAAAAAACCCTGTGGGAAACCCAGGTGCAACTTTATTCTAATGGCCAGCGGGCGTTGAATCAGCTCACGGCGGCGCTGCAAGCAGGGGCCAACCTGCCGGACCTTATTCTGCTTGACCTGAACATGCCCCTGATGGATGGCTGGGAGTTCTTGGACGCGTTCTCCCGCCTACCCCTCACGCACCCAATATGCGTGCTGCTGCTAACGTCTTCGATTAATCCGGAGGACCGGGCAAGGGCTGCCCGCTACCAAGCCGTGGCTGGTTATTTTACGAAGCCCCTGGACGTGAGTATTATATCCCGCGTGCTGCGCTTGCACCGGGAAGTGAGTGGGCCAGGCCACGGAGAGGCGATACTGCCGGGCGGCCTCCATTATCTGGTTTATCAGAGTTACGCCACAGTGCCATTTGGCGACTTGCAGCTGACGAAATTGCTCACCCAATCCCGCGCCTTCAACGCTGCCCACGGCCTAACGGGAGTGCTGCTTTACAGCGACGGCACCATTGTGCAATTACTAGAAGGAAGCGAAGCCAACGTGCGCGCGGTTTTTGGCCGCATCGTGCACGACCCGCGCCACACGAAGGTTATAAAGCTGGCTGATGGCCCGGCAACTCACCGCCTATTTACCCAGTGGTCGATGGGGTTCCGCACTCCTAATCCGGCTGATTTCAAGCACCTGACCGGGTATATCAACCCCAACGATGAGAATTATCTGGGCGAAAGCCTCAGCTTGCCAGATGATGAGCTGCGCGCGCTGCTGACCAGTTTTATTACGGACAGTAACTTCGCTGAGGTAGTTTAA
- a CDS encoding response regulator translates to MKTPKLAYVVEDDRITAVITEFIVKKDLRYRAVQTFGNGQLAFNQLQEVVRTGGSIPDLILLDLNMPQMDGWEFLDAFGTLPLAQEEVRVFILTSSIQPTDIEKSTHYKEVKGYFSKPLGKVNVQRMKSLLWEASD, encoded by the coding sequence ATGAAAACCCCTAAGCTGGCCTACGTAGTGGAGGATGACCGTATTACGGCCGTTATCACGGAGTTTATCGTCAAAAAGGACCTGCGCTACCGCGCGGTCCAGACGTTTGGCAACGGGCAGCTGGCCTTCAACCAACTGCAGGAAGTGGTGCGCACGGGGGGTAGCATCCCAGATTTGATTCTGCTCGACCTGAATATGCCGCAAATGGATGGCTGGGAGTTTTTAGATGCTTTCGGTACCCTACCCCTAGCGCAGGAAGAGGTGCGTGTGTTCATTCTCACATCGTCCATTCAGCCCACGGACATAGAAAAATCCACGCATTACAAAGAGGTGAAAGGCTATTTTTCCAAGCCCTTGGGCAAGGTAAACGTGCAGCGTATGAAGTCTTTGCTTTGGGAAGCGAGCGATTAG
- a CDS encoding PAS domain-containing sensor histidine kinase encodes MSTLLKQHPELAASITYNPVVVDFLQNSLTDGLLYWNLLLPTESWVNAAFWQTLGYSPDQVPADPAAWRACIDPTDLATAWQRAEVCAQDPSQDFDLVLQGTYREGSPAWLRCRGVVLRGDGGSASWLVGALFDVTKEKHKEAYAQEVATHYSSILSNQSVYILKTDPQGNYTYVNDFFYERFGWEHDLIGTSSLLSIVEEDRPKCLEVVMQCFQAPEVPHQVILRKPYRDGSIKSNHWEFKGILGEGGELKEILCVGYDVTLLLENLQRAQHLLDVTSQQNLRLQNFAYIISHNIRSHSANLTSLVQLLSEAKGKEQKTMFLQMLTTSTEQLADTIVNLNDIVTINNNVSKPKALRTLKTEIDKTLEALSVLIRQHHITVEVAVPPALTVTVVPAYLDSILLNLISNAVKYRALDRPAFIRLHAQATPGGVGLTVQDNGLGIDVVRYRLKLFGMYKTFHDNEDARGVGLFITKNQVEAMQGTIAVDSEVGVGSTFTIQFHENP; translated from the coding sequence GTGTCAACGCTACTTAAACAGCATCCTGAGCTAGCCGCGTCAATCACCTATAATCCGGTGGTGGTTGACTTTCTGCAAAACTCGTTGACGGATGGTCTTTTATACTGGAATTTGTTGCTACCCACCGAAAGTTGGGTGAATGCTGCCTTCTGGCAGACATTAGGCTATTCTCCAGACCAAGTGCCTGCTGACCCCGCTGCCTGGCGCGCTTGTATCGACCCCACCGACTTAGCCACCGCTTGGCAAAGGGCAGAAGTATGCGCCCAGGACCCCTCCCAGGATTTCGACCTGGTGCTGCAGGGTACGTACCGCGAGGGCTCGCCCGCGTGGCTACGTTGCCGGGGGGTAGTGCTGCGCGGCGATGGGGGTAGTGCCTCCTGGCTGGTAGGGGCGCTATTCGACGTGACGAAGGAAAAACACAAAGAAGCCTATGCCCAGGAGGTAGCGACCCACTACAGCTCTATTCTGAGTAACCAGTCGGTTTACATCTTAAAGACGGACCCGCAGGGGAACTACACCTACGTCAATGACTTTTTCTACGAGCGTTTTGGCTGGGAGCATGACTTAATCGGTACCTCGTCGCTCCTCAGCATTGTGGAGGAAGACCGGCCGAAGTGCCTGGAAGTAGTGATGCAGTGCTTTCAGGCCCCGGAGGTACCGCACCAGGTGATTCTGCGCAAGCCCTACCGCGACGGCTCCATCAAGTCCAATCACTGGGAGTTTAAAGGTATTCTGGGCGAAGGGGGCGAGCTAAAGGAAATCCTGTGCGTTGGCTACGACGTGACCTTGCTGCTGGAAAACCTCCAGCGGGCGCAGCACCTGCTCGACGTGACCAGCCAGCAGAACCTGCGGCTGCAAAACTTTGCCTACATTATTTCGCACAACATTCGCTCGCATTCGGCCAACCTGACGTCGCTCGTGCAGCTTTTGTCGGAAGCCAAGGGCAAAGAGCAGAAAACCATGTTTTTGCAGATGCTGACTACCAGCACCGAGCAACTGGCCGATACTATTGTTAACCTCAACGATATCGTCACCATCAACAACAACGTCAGCAAGCCCAAAGCGTTGCGCACCCTCAAAACGGAGATTGACAAAACCCTGGAGGCGCTGAGCGTGCTCATTCGTCAGCACCACATTACGGTGGAAGTGGCGGTGCCCCCGGCCCTGACCGTGACCGTAGTGCCGGCGTACCTGGACAGCATTCTGCTCAACCTGATTAGCAACGCGGTCAAATACCGGGCCCTGGACCGGCCCGCCTTTATTCGGCTGCACGCGCAGGCCACGCCAGGGGGGGTAGGGCTGACGGTACAGGATAATGGGCTTGGGATTGATGTGGTCAGGTACCGCTTGAAGCTCTTTGGCATGTACAAAACGTTTCATGACAACGAAGACGCGCGCGGGGTAGGCCTGTTTATTACTAAAAACCAGGTGGAAGCCATGCAAGGCACTATCGCGGTAGACAGCGAAGTCGGCGTGGGCTCCACCTTTACTATCCAATTCCATGAAAACCCCTAA